The Sediminispirochaeta smaragdinae DSM 11293 genome has a segment encoding these proteins:
- the gcvH gene encoding glycine cleavage system protein GcvH, which yields MSVDKSLKYTENHEWVKVKGEVAYVGISDHAQEELGDIVFVELPELDDEVSKGDEVVNIESVKAAAPVYAPVSGKITEVNDALEDAPETINEAPYDTFIFALELSDTSELDDLMDAAAYEAFLKEEE from the coding sequence ATGAGCGTAGACAAATCACTGAAATATACTGAAAATCATGAATGGGTGAAGGTAAAGGGCGAGGTTGCTTATGTGGGAATCAGCGATCATGCCCAGGAAGAACTCGGTGATATCGTATTTGTGGAACTCCCCGAGCTTGATGACGAGGTTTCGAAAGGTGACGAAGTCGTCAACATCGAATCGGTAAAGGCTGCAGCCCCTGTATATGCTCCGGTGTCCGGCAAGATAACAGAGGTCAATGATGCACTTGAGGATGCTCCTGAAACCATTAACGAAGCCCCCTACGATACCTTCATTTTCGCCCTTGAGCTGAGCGACACTTCTGAGCTCGACGATCTCATGGACGCCGCCGCATACGAGGCATTCCTCAAAGAGGAGGAATAA
- a CDS encoding Gfo/Idh/MocA family protein → MKETKQWALVGLGRIGSSLEMDERREKPCTHAGAIVVTKGVCLAGACDTSREARELFSRQWKHLDPAPLLFSDAEAMLEKLRPDLLTIATPPDTHLALVRLALSAGVPVIVCEKPIAWTLHQASTIRSLARQSKSRIIVNHERRFSADYRAVKDAIDQKRYGNLLSIHGTLYFGRSAPHKAVLIHDGTHMIDAVNFLCDAHFISKRRLGNPKSNKGTLQLCGYAGAVAVSLDIGGERDHLVFRLDLNFERGKIEIGNGLLRFLKSVESPFYSGFHSLMPDITPRFRKTGYFSTMAATAAAMVDQNGMPSPSSAEDGWAVLRAIYRV, encoded by the coding sequence ATGAAAGAGACAAAACAGTGGGCGCTGGTCGGTCTTGGCCGAATCGGTAGCAGCCTTGAAATGGATGAGCGAAGGGAGAAGCCGTGTACTCATGCAGGTGCCATCGTTGTAACGAAGGGGGTCTGTTTGGCAGGTGCTTGCGATACAAGTCGTGAGGCACGAGAGCTATTTTCCCGACAGTGGAAGCATCTCGATCCTGCTCCGTTACTTTTTTCAGACGCCGAAGCCATGCTGGAGAAACTTCGGCCCGATCTTCTTACCATTGCGACTCCTCCTGATACCCATCTGGCACTTGTCCGGCTTGCTCTTTCTGCGGGTGTTCCCGTTATTGTTTGCGAAAAGCCCATCGCATGGACATTACATCAGGCCTCAACAATTCGTTCGTTGGCGCGACAATCGAAAAGTAGAATTATTGTAAATCACGAGAGGAGATTTTCCGCCGACTACCGTGCAGTAAAAGATGCAATCGATCAGAAGCGATATGGAAACTTGCTTTCCATACACGGCACGCTCTATTTCGGTCGGAGTGCGCCACACAAGGCCGTGCTTATCCATGACGGAACCCACATGATCGATGCCGTTAATTTCCTCTGTGATGCCCATTTCATATCAAAACGACGGTTGGGCAATCCTAAAAGCAACAAAGGTACGCTTCAGCTATGCGGGTATGCAGGCGCTGTCGCTGTCTCTCTCGATATCGGTGGAGAACGAGACCATCTTGTATTTCGTCTTGACCTCAATTTTGAAAGGGGGAAGATTGAGATTGGAAACGGGCTCCTTCGCTTCCTTAAAAGCGTGGAGAGCCCGTTTTACTCCGGCTTTCACTCTTTGATGCCCGACATCACACCCCGTTTTCGAAAGACCGGCTATTTTTCCACTATGGCAGCTACTGCCGCAGCCATGGTGGACCAAAACGGAATGCCATCACCCTCCTCTGCCGAAGACGGATGGGCCGTTTTGCGGGCCATATACAGGGTTTGA
- a CDS encoding LOG family protein, whose amino-acid sequence MNGLRRVAVFSGSSGGNRPIYMQWAEKLGYAVAERGLALVYGGSSVGLMGQVARAALSRSAEVIGVIPEAIHRHVAPQPGVRLEVVADMHVRKARMYALADAFIALPGGIGTWEEILEVFTWLQLGYHQKPVALLNICGFYDPLLAMLDHAVSEGFLKEAHRRQLLVSQSCNEVFSLLEDFRPSEVQKW is encoded by the coding sequence ATGAATGGCTTGCGGCGTGTTGCAGTCTTTTCCGGCTCCAGCGGAGGAAATAGGCCTATCTATATGCAGTGGGCTGAAAAGCTGGGGTATGCCGTCGCCGAACGGGGACTGGCCCTTGTCTATGGGGGAAGCAGTGTTGGACTGATGGGCCAGGTTGCAAGGGCCGCTCTCTCACGTTCTGCCGAGGTTATCGGTGTAATTCCCGAAGCAATACACCGTCATGTTGCCCCTCAGCCGGGGGTTCGCCTCGAAGTGGTGGCGGATATGCATGTTCGTAAGGCAAGGATGTATGCCCTTGCCGATGCTTTTATCGCTCTTCCCGGGGGGATTGGTACCTGGGAGGAGATTCTTGAGGTATTTACCTGGCTGCAACTGGGCTATCATCAAAAACCGGTAGCGCTTTTGAATATCTGCGGCTTTTATGACCCGCTTTTGGCAATGCTCGACCATGCGGTAAGCGAAGGGTTTCTGAAAGAAGCACATCGTAGGCAACTTCTTGTTTCCCAAAGTTGTAATGAAGTTTTTTCTCTTCTTGAAGATTTCCGCCCCTCCGAGGTGCAAAAATGGTGA
- a CDS encoding DUF434 domain-containing protein, which yields MEFSKAFADAVVDYRGLLDKGYPTKATLKLVGDRYRLAKAERMILFRGVLSRFVSNLIASKLVYSVEKRSRLAVDGHNVLLTLVNYHRGLPLFIASDGLLRDAGAAFGRSRSTTYMERSISLFIQGIVELDPEYLLICLDRPVSGSGNLAQALRNALSISGVQATVDLFPSADPIVRDFEGDCITSSDSALVMKAVSPTFDLAMWLLGCRYKSTFPDIRALLNG from the coding sequence ATGGAGTTTAGCAAAGCCTTTGCCGATGCGGTCGTTGATTACCGAGGGCTTTTGGATAAGGGATATCCTACGAAAGCTACTTTAAAGCTGGTTGGAGACCGTTATAGACTGGCGAAAGCAGAGCGGATGATTCTCTTCCGGGGGGTATTGAGCCGTTTCGTATCGAATTTGATAGCTTCAAAACTTGTGTACTCTGTTGAGAAGCGGTCACGACTTGCCGTAGATGGCCATAATGTCTTGCTTACCCTGGTAAACTATCATCGAGGGCTTCCCCTGTTTATCGCCAGCGACGGATTGCTTCGTGATGCCGGGGCGGCGTTCGGCAGGAGTCGAAGCACTACCTACATGGAACGCTCTATTTCCCTCTTTATTCAGGGGATCGTCGAACTTGATCCGGAGTATCTGTTGATATGTCTTGACAGGCCTGTCTCTGGTAGCGGAAACTTGGCACAAGCATTACGAAATGCTCTTTCGATTTCCGGAGTGCAGGCAACGGTTGATCTTTTTCCCTCTGCGGACCCAATTGTTCGGGACTTTGAGGGGGATTGCATAACAAGTTCTGATTCGGCGCTTGTTATGAAAGCCGTGTCACCTACCTTTGATCTTGCTATGTGGCTTTTGGGCTGCCGGTACAAATCGACGTTTCCTGATATCAGAGCGTTGCTTAATGGATAA
- a CDS encoding ROK family transcriptional regulator, with amino-acid sequence MGQPKRTRIINSSRVIREMWIHGGLSRAALAQRLGLTKSSISSIIDELIKKEVISEGPEMDPGPKGGRKATKLFLNSDWLYVVGMEIRCDSVLLLAIDIEGRVLFSRTVKQQFSAESFSSDILALIKSLKQEETRLNRTLLGIGLGFSGIIDAGKQIIEHSVFLDFHAPFDFNREVASHCDIPIIIENDANCGAWGEVVFRRKHQVKNFLFLLIEFWKYCSSEEELPRPTIGLGFGFNGKIYHGTYSSAGEFKSLLNDDPNSSAQIRWKHDSDVLPLAKDRAALQEYIRELCRNVAFLVNTLDIGNLFIGGDIEEFKSFISTMLNEELRANTLTTAPPRCEIQFSALGHQAVAFGAAGLILDRVFMNLEALDEPSSRPKIQPLYFMEE; translated from the coding sequence ATGGGACAGCCCAAAAGAACAAGGATAATAAATTCCTCTCGTGTCATTCGTGAAATGTGGATCCACGGCGGTCTCAGCCGGGCGGCTCTTGCTCAGCGTCTTGGATTAACAAAATCCAGCATAAGCAGCATTATCGATGAGCTTATAAAAAAAGAGGTTATCAGTGAAGGTCCCGAAATGGACCCGGGGCCGAAGGGCGGAAGGAAAGCCACAAAGTTATTCCTCAACAGTGACTGGCTTTATGTCGTAGGGATGGAAATTCGTTGTGATTCGGTGCTCCTGCTTGCTATCGACATAGAGGGAAGGGTTCTTTTTTCCCGCACTGTGAAACAACAATTCTCTGCAGAAAGTTTTAGTTCTGATATACTGGCACTCATAAAAAGCCTGAAACAGGAAGAAACAAGACTTAATAGGACATTGTTGGGGATAGGTCTTGGATTTTCCGGTATCATTGACGCAGGCAAGCAAATCATAGAACACTCCGTTTTTTTGGATTTCCATGCACCTTTTGATTTCAACAGGGAAGTTGCCTCACACTGTGACATACCCATCATCATTGAAAATGATGCAAACTGCGGGGCCTGGGGAGAAGTGGTCTTCCGTAGAAAACATCAAGTAAAGAATTTCTTATTTCTCCTCATCGAATTCTGGAAATACTGTTCTTCCGAGGAAGAATTGCCGCGTCCCACAATCGGATTGGGCTTTGGTTTCAACGGAAAAATATACCATGGAACCTATAGCTCGGCCGGTGAATTCAAAAGCCTGCTGAATGATGATCCCAACAGTTCTGCTCAGATACGTTGGAAGCATGACTCCGATGTACTTCCCCTGGCGAAAGACAGAGCCGCGTTACAAGAGTATATTCGGGAGCTTTGCCGTAACGTCGCCTTCTTAGTGAACACCCTTGATATTGGAAACCTTTTTATTGGCGGAGATATTGAAGAGTTTAAATCTTTTATTTCCACCATGCTGAATGAGGAGCTTCGTGCCAATACTCTTACCACGGCACCTCCCCGTTGTGAAATTCAATTCTCGGCCTTGGGGCATCAAGCTGTAGCCTTTGGCGCAGCCGGACTTATCCTTGATAGGGTATTTATGAATCTGGAAGCTTTGGATGAACCTTCCAGCCGGCCAAAGATACAACCACTTTACTTCATGGAGGAATAG
- a CDS encoding carbohydrate ABC transporter permease produces the protein MNQRKTKIISYWILAGPPLILFLSVILFPILFSLIISLSDWSGSGSLQWVGLKNYIEILHDRIFFHGLRNNLLIVAISVLGQIPLGFVLAYILYRKIVKREKFFETMIFLPITISPVVIAILWNQIFSTSGLYTSIIRKISNNPRYVVSIFENQSLAIIPILFVILWMYTGMYMVMYLANLQKISPSILEAAEIDGASESQILLHIIFPFMQGVIMTTTIFAITGSLKSFDLIYAMTGGGPAHFTEVIAIYMYTNTFKYYKYGFGSAVSIIIVLLSVGLILLLQILSRRLDRKYS, from the coding sequence ATGAACCAGAGAAAAACAAAAATCATAAGCTATTGGATCCTGGCCGGACCACCGCTCATTCTTTTTTTATCCGTTATTCTTTTTCCAATCCTTTTTTCACTTATTATCAGCCTCAGTGACTGGAGTGGTTCCGGTAGCCTTCAGTGGGTCGGGTTAAAAAATTATATCGAAATCCTTCACGATAGAATTTTCTTTCACGGTTTACGAAACAATCTCTTAATCGTTGCAATCTCTGTCTTAGGACAAATTCCTCTTGGATTTGTCCTTGCCTATATTCTTTATCGAAAAATAGTAAAGCGGGAAAAATTCTTTGAGACGATGATTTTCCTACCAATCACCATTTCCCCTGTTGTTATAGCCATTTTGTGGAATCAAATTTTCTCGACGTCCGGTCTCTATACGAGTATTATACGGAAAATCAGCAATAATCCCCGCTATGTTGTCTCAATTTTTGAGAACCAGAGCCTTGCAATCATTCCCATCCTCTTTGTTATTCTCTGGATGTACACCGGCATGTATATGGTAATGTATCTTGCAAACCTCCAAAAAATTTCCCCATCAATCTTGGAAGCAGCCGAAATTGATGGTGCAAGCGAAAGCCAAATCCTTCTTCATATTATTTTTCCTTTCATGCAAGGTGTCATTATGACCACCACAATATTTGCAATAACAGGCAGCCTAAAATCTTTCGACCTCATCTATGCCATGACGGGAGGCGGCCCTGCCCATTTTACCGAAGTGATTGCAATTTATATGTATACAAACACCTTTAAATACTACAAGTACGGCTTCGGTAGTGCAGTCTCGATCATCATCGTATTGCTGAGTGTCGGGCTGATTTTGCTTTTACAGATACTTTCCCGACGCCTCGACAGAAAATATTCGTGA
- the gcvPA gene encoding aminomethyl-transferring glycine dehydrogenase subunit GcvPA encodes MIQHPYLPQTEDEIKSMLETIGVSSIDDLFSDIAPSVLLQKELNLPKTKTEWEVYQELSHLAEKNRSAISFLGCGSYDHIIPSVVGRIMGLPMFYTSYTPYQAEISQGVLQAIFEFQSMICSITGMDVANASLYDGATAAVEAAAMAVNSSRNSDTILVSETVHPSTKAVLRTYFGDLGINIVEVPAEKGRSNFAAIRDALKSEVAAVLVQTPNIFGYLEDLTGLADAVHDNKSKLIVSSNPMSLGIARSQAEWNADIAVGDTQPFGLPSYFGGPSVGYIATREKLMRKLPGRIVGQTTDAEGKRAFVLTLQAREQHIKRERATSNICSNQALAALGTTIYLSLIGKQGLKEAGNLCLQKAHYLHDRLVKELGAEALSAEPFFNEFTLNIGSKTDDLIKALRSGGIYGGVRVENLDERYQGLVTIAVTEKRTKQEMDRYVDIAREVL; translated from the coding sequence ATGATCCAACATCCTTATCTTCCCCAGACCGAGGATGAGATCAAATCGATGCTCGAAACCATCGGGGTCTCGAGCATCGATGATCTCTTTTCTGATATTGCACCTTCGGTTTTACTCCAGAAAGAGCTTAATCTCCCCAAAACAAAAACAGAGTGGGAAGTCTATCAGGAGCTTTCTCATCTGGCAGAAAAAAACCGGTCAGCGATATCCTTTCTCGGTTGTGGTTCGTACGACCATATTATTCCTTCCGTTGTCGGGCGGATCATGGGCCTTCCCATGTTCTATACCAGCTATACTCCCTATCAAGCCGAAATCAGCCAGGGTGTCCTGCAGGCAATTTTCGAGTTCCAGTCGATGATCTGTTCGATTACCGGCATGGATGTCGCAAATGCCTCACTTTACGATGGCGCCACGGCAGCGGTCGAAGCGGCGGCTATGGCGGTCAATTCATCCAGAAACAGCGATACCATTCTGGTATCCGAAACGGTACATCCCTCTACCAAGGCTGTCCTTCGAACCTATTTTGGTGATCTTGGCATAAATATCGTCGAAGTGCCGGCAGAAAAGGGGCGAAGCAATTTTGCCGCGATCAGGGATGCGCTGAAGTCCGAAGTGGCAGCGGTCCTGGTTCAGACACCGAACATTTTCGGCTATCTGGAGGATCTTACAGGCCTTGCCGATGCGGTACACGATAATAAGAGCAAGCTTATCGTCTCTTCGAATCCCATGAGCCTCGGTATTGCACGTTCCCAAGCAGAATGGAATGCGGACATAGCCGTTGGTGATACCCAGCCTTTCGGTCTTCCCTCCTATTTCGGAGGCCCTTCCGTCGGTTATATAGCAACACGGGAAAAGCTTATGCGAAAACTGCCGGGTAGAATCGTCGGACAGACGACGGACGCGGAGGGAAAGCGGGCCTTTGTTCTGACCCTTCAGGCTCGGGAACAACATATAAAACGGGAACGGGCGACAAGTAATATTTGTTCGAACCAGGCCCTCGCAGCCCTAGGAACAACCATCTACCTGTCGCTTATCGGCAAGCAAGGCCTTAAAGAGGCTGGAAATCTCTGTCTGCAAAAGGCCCATTACCTGCACGATCGACTTGTAAAAGAGCTTGGAGCCGAAGCCCTCTCTGCCGAGCCCTTTTTCAACGAATTTACCTTGAATATTGGTAGCAAAACGGACGATCTGATCAAGGCTCTTCGATCGGGAGGAATCTACGGAGGTGTCCGGGTTGAAAATCTTGATGAACGGTATCAGGGGCTTGTGACCATTGCCGTCACCGAGAAGCGGACAAAGCAAGAAATGGACCGCTATGTTGACATTGCCCGGGAGGTGTTGTAA
- the gcvPB gene encoding aminomethyl-transferring glycine dehydrogenase subunit GcvPB has product MDGETQLIFERSVAGRRGFLFPENDVETKPIDNLIPENYRRNGETCLPEVSEVDVVRHFTELASRSFGVDAGFYPLGSCTMKYNPKVNEDIAALSGFTSLHPLQPSEDVQGILELMYKLTKGLCELTGMQWGTLQPFAGAHGEFTGMKLFKAYFKSRGEHDRRKILVPTSAHGTNPASAHISGFEVQEIEADHRGLVSIEDLKKHLDENLAGIMLTNPNTLGLFEKDIETIATLVHDAGGLLYYDGANLNAIMGKVRPGDMGFDVIHMNLHKTFSTPHGGGGPGAGPVLVSKRLVKFLPVPDVEKQGEAYDFCFAHPESIGRISGFYGNIGVLTRAYAFLLAMGSDGLTAASEMAVLNANYLRSRLKTSFSIPFEGICKHEFVLSAKNIKEEFGISALDVAKALLDAGIHPPTIYFPLIVPEALMIEPTESESKETLDRFVEVMESIAKQAAVDPQKLHDAPHQTPVRRVDEVQAAKHPIVAWRPE; this is encoded by the coding sequence ATGGACGGGGAAACACAGTTGATTTTCGAACGATCGGTAGCCGGACGGCGTGGCTTCCTCTTTCCCGAAAACGATGTGGAAACAAAGCCTATCGATAATCTCATACCAGAGAACTATCGACGCAATGGTGAGACATGCCTGCCGGAAGTGAGTGAAGTGGATGTCGTTCGACATTTCACCGAACTGGCATCCCGTAGTTTTGGTGTTGATGCAGGGTTCTATCCCCTGGGAAGCTGTACCATGAAGTACAATCCCAAGGTAAATGAGGATATTGCCGCTCTTTCCGGATTTACCTCCTTACATCCCCTCCAGCCGAGCGAAGATGTACAAGGTATCCTCGAACTCATGTACAAGCTTACCAAAGGCTTGTGCGAGCTTACCGGAATGCAATGGGGCACGCTCCAGCCCTTCGCTGGTGCACATGGGGAGTTTACCGGCATGAAACTCTTCAAGGCCTATTTTAAAAGCAGGGGAGAGCACGACCGTCGAAAAATTCTTGTTCCGACCAGTGCTCATGGAACGAATCCCGCATCCGCCCATATATCCGGCTTTGAGGTCCAGGAGATCGAAGCTGATCACCGAGGTCTTGTTTCCATCGAAGACCTGAAAAAGCACCTTGATGAAAACCTTGCGGGAATCATGCTGACGAATCCCAATACCCTTGGGCTTTTCGAAAAAGATATCGAAACCATTGCAACGTTGGTCCATGATGCCGGCGGCCTGCTTTACTACGACGGTGCAAACCTGAACGCCATCATGGGGAAGGTGCGCCCCGGGGATATGGGCTTCGATGTTATCCATATGAATCTCCATAAAACCTTTTCCACCCCGCATGGCGGCGGAGGACCGGGAGCTGGACCGGTTCTGGTCTCAAAGCGCCTGGTAAAGTTTTTGCCGGTTCCAGATGTGGAGAAACAGGGAGAGGCCTACGATTTCTGTTTTGCTCATCCCGAGTCGATAGGAAGAATCAGCGGCTTCTACGGCAACATCGGGGTCTTGACACGGGCCTACGCTTTTCTGCTTGCCATGGGTTCGGATGGGCTTACCGCTGCCAGCGAGATGGCTGTTCTTAATGCCAATTATCTCCGCTCACGCCTGAAAACGAGTTTTTCCATTCCCTTCGAGGGGATCTGCAAGCACGAATTCGTCCTAAGCGCCAAGAACATAAAGGAAGAGTTCGGTATTTCCGCCCTGGATGTTGCCAAGGCCCTTCTCGATGCGGGAATTCATCCCCCAACAATCTACTTTCCCCTCATCGTTCCTGAAGCACTGATGATTGAGCCGACGGAAAGCGAATCAAAAGAGACCTTGGATCGCTTCGTTGAGGTCATGGAGTCGATAGCCAAACAGGCGGCTGTCGATCCTCAAAAGCTCCATGATGCTCCTCACCAGACACCGGTACGGAGAGTCGATGAAGTACAGGCGGCAAAACATCCTATTGTAGCCTGGCGGCCGGAATAA
- a CDS encoding dihydroorotate dehydrogenase-like protein, giving the protein MADLSTTYMNIPMKNPIMVSSSPLTANLRGLEKCEAAGAGAVVLKSLFEEQISHDASRMIGGLDFDAHADAYDFLRDSSRDYYLNEYLALVEKAKEKLSIPVIASVNCVSAGNWTEYAQRFEAVGADALELNIFIIPSDAGTDGSEIEKEYFSILKKVKKQVSIPLSVKLGPYFSGMAKTISELSKAGASGITLFNRFYRPDLDIEKLKLSAGPVLSVPEEMGMVLQWIALMSGEVESDLSASTGIYDGAAAVKQLLAGAKTVQLCSSLIQNGTGTITEILDFLSDWMDRKGFGTIADFNGMLCQERSNRPEAYERSQYIKALVGIA; this is encoded by the coding sequence ATGGCTGATCTTTCGACCACCTATATGAATATCCCGATGAAAAATCCCATAATGGTTTCCAGTTCTCCCTTGACCGCCAATCTGCGTGGGTTGGAGAAATGCGAGGCAGCAGGTGCAGGGGCTGTTGTGCTGAAGAGTCTCTTTGAAGAACAGATCTCCCATGATGCTTCAAGGATGATTGGTGGTCTCGATTTTGATGCCCACGCCGATGCATATGATTTCTTGCGAGATAGCAGCAGAGACTATTACTTAAATGAATACCTTGCTTTGGTGGAAAAAGCGAAAGAGAAGCTTTCCATACCGGTTATCGCCAGTGTCAACTGTGTTTCCGCCGGAAACTGGACGGAATATGCCCAGCGTTTTGAGGCAGTCGGAGCCGATGCCCTTGAACTTAATATCTTTATCATCCCTTCCGATGCGGGAACCGACGGTAGCGAAATTGAGAAGGAATATTTTTCGATTCTTAAAAAGGTGAAAAAACAGGTTTCGATCCCTCTTTCGGTCAAGCTCGGTCCCTATTTCAGCGGCATGGCAAAGACCATTTCAGAACTTTCCAAGGCAGGAGCATCCGGTATAACCCTCTTTAATCGATTCTACCGCCCCGATCTTGACATCGAGAAGCTGAAGCTTTCTGCGGGCCCTGTTTTGAGCGTTCCCGAAGAGATGGGTATGGTACTTCAATGGATCGCCCTCATGAGTGGTGAGGTCGAAAGCGATCTTTCGGCTTCTACGGGAATCTACGATGGAGCCGCAGCTGTCAAACAGCTTTTGGCCGGTGCAAAAACCGTCCAGCTCTGTTCCTCGCTGATCCAAAACGGAACCGGAACTATTACGGAAATTCTCGATTTTCTTAGCGACTGGATGGACCGTAAAGGGTTTGGGACCATTGCCGATTTCAACGGTATGCTTTGTCAGGAACGAAGTAATCGTCCGGAAGCCTACGAGCGGAGTCAATATATAAAAGCGCTGGTGGGCATCGCTTGA
- a CDS encoding ABC transporter substrate-binding protein: protein MKKREIVRLFVLCSFCVTTALLVGCNKKGEEATTQESDTITLSAYHYLDQTDKTTAPNFQALVEAFNKEYPNIKINFEFGYGEAYHTKLQTLAASGQLPDMMVVYPGKRTAYITSEGHVQDLRPWFSGHESEFASIALKPQGPNGEMWEIPEDISVTSIMYTNNKLLKELGLAFPKTLDELIAQGETIRKAGLIPISMANKDAWPMQSCLASMLAERTGGMEWFDKAVKGDGAGFDDDVFVHALEIINLLHEKEMFSPGINQLAYMQGLDDFVNERAVYFIDGGWMVNNMVGELSDEQKEYMSLESFPDIPNQKGESGSASGVAGTGFGMNSDLSGEKAEAAWKWIWFYSGPEGSAIRQRFGRLPAYTLKAPDDVDPMIKKLINYVGSIPMGYVLDSVVGAEGIGIFNNDLQEMMFGLTTPKDVASKLEEWVKENDRSN from the coding sequence ATGAAAAAGAGAGAGATAGTACGACTATTCGTACTATGTAGCTTTTGTGTTACCACAGCTCTTCTCGTGGGGTGTAATAAAAAAGGAGAGGAGGCAACTACACAAGAATCGGATACAATTACCTTGTCGGCTTATCATTATCTTGATCAAACCGATAAAACCACGGCTCCCAATTTCCAGGCACTGGTCGAGGCGTTTAATAAAGAGTATCCGAATATCAAAATAAATTTTGAATTCGGATACGGTGAAGCCTATCACACGAAGTTACAAACCCTTGCAGCCTCAGGTCAGTTACCGGATATGATGGTTGTCTATCCTGGAAAACGAACTGCCTACATTACTTCAGAGGGTCATGTTCAGGACCTTCGCCCCTGGTTTTCCGGTCACGAAAGTGAATTTGCTTCAATTGCCTTGAAACCACAGGGCCCCAATGGGGAAATGTGGGAGATTCCCGAGGACATCAGCGTTACTTCAATCATGTATACAAACAATAAGCTGTTGAAAGAATTGGGACTCGCCTTTCCCAAAACATTGGACGAACTGATTGCTCAGGGAGAAACCATTAGAAAGGCAGGGTTAATCCCTATTTCAATGGCAAATAAGGACGCCTGGCCAATGCAGTCCTGTCTTGCAAGTATGCTTGCAGAACGGACAGGTGGAATGGAATGGTTCGATAAGGCCGTAAAAGGCGACGGAGCAGGATTTGATGATGATGTCTTTGTTCATGCCTTGGAGATTATCAATCTCTTACATGAAAAAGAGATGTTTTCTCCCGGCATAAACCAGCTTGCCTACATGCAGGGACTAGACGATTTTGTGAATGAGCGAGCCGTTTACTTCATCGACGGCGGATGGATGGTTAATAATATGGTCGGGGAACTATCCGATGAGCAGAAAGAATACATGTCCCTGGAGTCTTTCCCCGATATTCCGAATCAGAAAGGCGAAAGCGGTTCGGCATCGGGAGTTGCAGGAACCGGATTCGGCATGAACTCGGATTTAAGCGGCGAGAAGGCCGAAGCAGCTTGGAAATGGATTTGGTTTTATTCCGGCCCAGAAGGCTCAGCCATCAGACAAAGGTTCGGAAGGCTCCCTGCCTATACCCTGAAGGCTCCTGACGATGTTGATCCCATGATAAAAAAACTTATCAATTATGTTGGTTCAATCCCAATGGGATACGTTCTTGATTCTGTTGTCGGAGCAGAGGGAATCGGGATATTTAATAACGATCTTCAGGAAATGATGTTTGGATTGACCACACCAAAGGATGTCGCAAGCAAACTTGAGGAATGGGTAAAAGAAAACGATAGATCCAACTAA
- a CDS encoding DNA-J related domain-containing protein — protein MILEKIRAVLFRFPDGIDEFHLMQELGWEELRNKLVPDLFCSEDSDRILFCSHFLLFHLLYRLKERLRSTKSGSLTVFCLEIRLIPQLCQTTENKGSLEEADPMEAYYLNLQNMEAVSGSDVRNMLEDFFRRFASWENRDMDLKVLGLDHGAGKQEIKERYHRLVMKHHPDRGGNAQKFREVAEAMERLEASSEL, from the coding sequence GTGATTCTTGAAAAGATTCGTGCCGTTCTATTCCGCTTTCCCGACGGTATCGACGAATTCCATCTGATGCAGGAACTGGGTTGGGAAGAACTGAGAAATAAGCTGGTTCCGGATCTCTTCTGTAGTGAAGATTCCGATCGCATTCTTTTTTGCTCGCATTTCCTGCTTTTTCATCTTCTCTACCGACTGAAAGAACGATTACGCAGTACAAAAAGCGGTTCCCTTACCGTTTTCTGCCTCGAAATTCGACTTATCCCCCAGCTATGCCAAACCACAGAGAACAAAGGGTCCCTTGAGGAAGCCGATCCGATGGAAGCCTATTATCTCAATCTACAAAACATGGAAGCGGTCAGTGGCAGCGACGTCCGGAATATGTTGGAGGACTTTTTTAGGCGTTTTGCATCCTGGGAAAACAGAGATATGGATTTAAAGGTACTCGGACTTGACCACGGAGCCGGTAAGCAGGAAATCAAAGAGCGATATCATCGTTTAGTCATGAAACATCATCCCGACCGCGGCGGAAATGCGCAAAAATTCAGAGAAGTAGCCGAGGCAATGGAGCGTTTGGAAGCATCTTCCGAGTTATAA